GGGAATTCAGGACTTTTGCGTTGCGCTACCGCAGCGCTGAACTGTTTCTGCCAATGGGCGCGGTTGGCGATCCATTGGGTGTTCTGATCGCCCAAAGCGGTCGACCAGGCCATCACGCGTTGCTCTTGAGCAGGACTCAACGGGCCGAGCCAGTCGTTGAGACGCTTGTCCATGCGCGCACCGCGCTCGGCAATCTGCTGCGACAGCGGCGGTTTGAGGTATTCCTGCTGACGCTTTTGCAGGTCCTTGGCGAAGGCGTCGTTCATTTCAGCAACTTGCCGATCATCCAGCCCTTGCAGCAATTCAATCGCCGACGGGGTGATTTCCCGGGCGGTTTCGGCGATCGCCTGCTTGGCTTCTGCGGTGCGGGCCAGGAGTGCGGCGTCGGTGACCTGATTGGTCTCGACCATGGTTTGCAGGCGATCGAGCCAGTCGAGATAACCCGGCAACTGCGTGGTGCAGTGCCAGCTCAGGTGTTCCTTGAGGCGTTCGTTGAACCAGCCTTTCTGCTCGCCGTTCATGTCCAGGTAGTCGCTGAGCGTCCACGGAATGATCACGTCGAGATTGCGGTAGGCCAGACCGACACGGCTGCAGGCACCGAGGGCGAGGGTCAGGATCAGTAGAACGGCGAGGCGTTTGAACCAGCTAGACATGGGCGAATCCTTGCGAAAGCCAGCCTTAGGGGTCTGATTCTCATGTGAACGCAGGATGGACCCGGCAGTTCAGCCAATCAATAGAACGGGCGTTCGGCCTTGAGCGTGACCAGCCCGTCGCACTGACTGTTATGCCCGGAATAGGCCGAACAATCGCTGCCGCTGAGGCTTGAATTGCTGTAGATCAGGTCGAGGTCGATGCCCATGAACGGCCGGGAAAATTTTACCGACCAATCGGTAAAACTGCTGACATAACCTCCGTCCACCGAGACCGGCGTGTCGAGCTGATGAGTGGTGTATTTCATGCTGATCCCGATGCCGAACGGCTGATTGCCGCCCAGGTCGGCAAACAGGGTGTTGTTCTGTTTGTCCGGATCGTTGCTCAGGGCGATGCCGATCCGGCTACCGAGCAGGGTCAGGCCACCGAACAGTTCCTGGCTGTCGAGGGTGTCGACTTTGGGATAGCTGTAATGGATCATCCCGACTTCATAGCCGAGAGTCTGATCGAAAGGTTGTTTAAAACCGACATAGGAATCGATTTCGAGATTCTTCCCCGGCGTGAGGCCCATGCTCGGTGCGTACTGGCCGACATACAGGCCGCTGTCGTGGCTCAGGTCCAGGCCACCGTGAAACGAGCCAACCGCCGAAGGTTTGACCAGCCCCTGTGCCATGCTGCGGCTGGGCGTGGTGCCGAGCTTGAGGTCGAAATCGCCGAGTTCGCGCTGGAAAATCTGCGCGTGCGCCGCCGGGCTCGCCAGAAGGCCTACAAGCAATAAACAGGATGATTTGAGCATGCGTCACTCCTTGAGCAGCGAGCGCAGGCCGGATAAACCTGCTGAAACGCTTGATCCAGACGCGTGCAAGGATACCGGCGAATGATCGGCATCGAAGGCCGTTCGTCGATTTCTGCAGTTTTGAATGTTTGATTAAACGTAAGAGAGGTCTTGCGAGGGATCCGGTCCAGACGCTTCGAAGCTCAAAGCGCCTTTGGACAGGTGTGCTGCGGGGTGTTACTTCTTGCCCAGGCTGATCTGCTTGGACGGGCCGAACGTCTGGCCGCTGACGCCCTTGGCAATTTGCTGGATCTCGCCGCCGGACTTGAGGAATGCCGCGATCTGATCGTTGATCGATTCGCTGGTTTCAACGGCTGGAGCTGGCTTTGCTTTGCTGGTGGATGCTTTTACACGCATGGCGGCCATTAACCTGTAGAAAAGTAACTCGGCCAGGCATCGTACAGGAATAACTTGACAATTGCTTGGTAAATATCCCCCGGAATAACCCAGCGTGCGGGTGGATTATTCTCGATTAATTATTCGAAATATCCCGCTAACCTGCTGTTTTAAATAACAACATTTATTCGATTGGAGGATGCCTGGCTGCGTCGGGATCAGGCTAAAGCCGTCACGTTGGCCTGACGAGTGGCGCGCGTGCGGCGCGAAATCCAGGAAAATCAAGGGCTCCCACAGATTTTCACTCGGCGGTCCGATCTGACGACCGCCGAACCCGGCAAAACCGGGTAGAATGCCGCCCACGCAATGAGGGTATTGGAAATGGCTTTAGTCGGGCGTTACAACAGTTTGCAAGTGGTTAAACACACTAACTTCGGTTTATATCTGGACGGCGGTGCCGACGGCGAAATTCTTTTGCCCAACCGTTATATCCCTAAAGATATTCCCAGCGAAGATGAAGACTGGCTCAATGTTTTCATTTATCTGGACAGCGATGACAAACTTATTGCCACCACTGAAAAACCAAAAGTTCAGGTCGGTGAATTTG
The window above is part of the Pseudomonas fluorescens genome. Proteins encoded here:
- a CDS encoding DUF6279 family lipoprotein; protein product: MSSWFKRLAVLLILTLALGACSRVGLAYRNLDVIIPWTLSDYLDMNGEQKGWFNERLKEHLSWHCTTQLPGYLDWLDRLQTMVETNQVTDAALLARTAEAKQAIAETAREITPSAIELLQGLDDRQVAEMNDAFAKDLQKRQQEYLKPPLSQQIAERGARMDKRLNDWLGPLSPAQEQRVMAWSTALGDQNTQWIANRAHWQKQFSAAVAQRKSPEFPQRIETLLVNRERLWTADYQKAYANTEAQARSLFVDLMADSTPQQRQRLLKKIEGVRKDFNDLKCLKAAQKS
- a CDS encoding TorF family putative porin, coding for MLKSSCLLLVGLLASPAAHAQIFQRELGDFDLKLGTTPSRSMAQGLVKPSAVGSFHGGLDLSHDSGLYVGQYAPSMGLTPGKNLEIDSYVGFKQPFDQTLGYEVGMIHYSYPKVDTLDSQELFGGLTLLGSRIGIALSNDPDKQNNTLFADLGGNQPFGIGISMKYTTHQLDTPVSVDGGYVSSFTDWSVKFSRPFMGIDLDLIYSNSSLSGSDCSAYSGHNSQCDGLVTLKAERPFY